The following are encoded together in the Natronolimnobius sp. AArcel1 genome:
- a CDS encoding methylaspartate mutase subunit E, which produces MQRDERIPGDELRRIDDEIRSNWPTGAAVDFEDALAYHESLPAHKRFADVLESADAPLLQPRAGVPQLEDQIDLLEYLHGEGNADLLPTTIDSYTRDNAYENAKEGLANARETGDDTLNGFPAVNHGVEGCRKLIDAVDAPIEVRHGTPDARLLAAITFAGGFQSFEGGPISYNIPYTNRHGLAETIERWQFVDRLAGAYTERGVRINREPFGPLTGTLVPPSIAITIMLIEGQLAATQGVRSLTLGYGQVGNVVQDVAALRALKALGTEFLPDEVTVTTVFHEWMGGFPPDEARANGVISLGGLTAAIAQPDKVITKSPQEFQGVPTKEANAAGLRTTRQVIDMAIEQDIDIDGIQAEQDLIERETRTLLETVLECGDGDVVQGTLAAFDAGALDVPFAPSDSAKGAVLPARDDDGRVRILEWGDLAMDDEIKEIHAARLSQRAATEGRDQSFRMVADDVDAISDGKLIGRPQTGGDA; this is translated from the coding sequence ATGCAACGCGACGAACGCATTCCAGGCGACGAGCTCCGGCGCATCGACGACGAAATCCGGTCGAACTGGCCCACCGGCGCGGCGGTCGACTTCGAGGACGCACTCGCATACCACGAGTCGCTGCCCGCACACAAGCGATTCGCGGATGTCCTCGAGTCAGCCGACGCCCCACTCTTGCAGCCACGAGCCGGCGTCCCCCAACTCGAGGATCAGATCGACCTCCTCGAGTACCTCCACGGCGAGGGTAACGCCGACCTCCTCCCGACGACGATTGACTCCTACACGCGCGACAACGCGTACGAGAACGCAAAGGAAGGACTCGCAAACGCCCGCGAGACGGGCGATGACACGCTGAATGGCTTTCCAGCGGTCAACCACGGCGTCGAGGGCTGTCGAAAGCTGATCGACGCAGTCGACGCCCCAATCGAGGTGCGTCACGGAACGCCTGACGCCCGCCTGCTCGCGGCGATCACCTTTGCGGGCGGCTTCCAGAGCTTCGAGGGTGGGCCGATTTCGTACAACATTCCCTATACGAATCGCCACGGCCTTGCGGAGACGATTGAACGCTGGCAGTTCGTCGACCGGCTGGCGGGGGCCTACACCGAACGCGGCGTGCGGATCAACCGCGAGCCGTTCGGCCCGCTTACCGGGACGCTCGTCCCGCCGTCAATCGCGATCACGATCATGCTGATCGAAGGGCAACTTGCCGCCACACAGGGCGTGCGCTCGCTCACGCTCGGCTACGGGCAGGTCGGCAACGTCGTCCAAGACGTGGCCGCACTGCGCGCCCTCAAGGCACTCGGTACGGAGTTCCTGCCCGACGAGGTCACAGTCACCACCGTCTTCCACGAGTGGATGGGCGGCTTCCCGCCGGACGAGGCACGCGCCAACGGCGTCATCAGCCTCGGCGGGCTGACCGCCGCCATCGCCCAACCCGATAAGGTCATCACGAAATCACCCCAGGAGTTCCAGGGCGTTCCGACCAAGGAGGCAAACGCCGCCGGACTCCGCACCACGCGACAGGTCATCGATATGGCAATCGAACAGGATATCGACATCGACGGCATTCAGGCAGAACAGGACTTAATCGAACGCGAAACCCGGACGCTTCTCGAGACCGTCCTCGAGTGCGGCGACGGCGACGTGGTCCAGGGAACGCTCGCCGCGTTCGACGCCGGCGCACTCGACGTGCCGTTCGCCCCGAGTGACAGCGCGAAGGGGGCCGTTCTCCCGGCGCGAGACGACGACGGCCGCGTCCGCATCCTCGAGTGGGGCGACCTCGCAATGGACGACGAGATTAAGGAGATTCATGCGGCACGACTCTCACAGCGAGCCGCGACGGAGGGTCGCGACCAGTCGTTCCGAATGGTCGCAGACGACGTCGATGCGATCAGTGACGGGAAACTGATCGGCCGGCCACAGACCGGAGGTGACGCCTGA
- the glmS gene encoding methylaspartate mutase subunit S, with product MVPSTMSRTVVLGVIGSDAHVVGITILEHAFSAAGFTVVNLGVQTSKEEFAEAAVEHDAAAVLVSSLYGHAEQDCQGFQQELEDAGADAVTYIGGNLAVGQDDFEQTRRTFRELGFDRVFDSETDPEEAIAALRRDLTLSPTESERATVTS from the coding sequence ATCGTCCCGAGTACGATGTCTAGAACCGTCGTCCTCGGCGTGATCGGCTCGGACGCTCACGTCGTTGGCATCACGATACTCGAGCACGCGTTCAGTGCAGCAGGCTTCACCGTCGTCAACCTCGGTGTGCAAACCTCCAAAGAGGAGTTCGCCGAGGCCGCAGTCGAACACGACGCAGCTGCTGTACTGGTCTCCTCGCTCTACGGCCACGCCGAGCAGGACTGCCAGGGCTTTCAGCAGGAACTCGAGGACGCCGGTGCCGACGCGGTCACCTACATCGGTGGCAACCTCGCCGTCGGCCAGGACGACTTCGAGCAGACCCGGCGAACCTTCCGAGAACTCGGGTTTGACCGCGTCTTCGACTCCGAGACCGACCCGGAGGAGGCCATTGCTGCCCTGCGGCGCGACCTCACACTCAGCCCAACCGAATCCGAACGGGCCACCGTTACCTCCTAA
- the mct gene encoding succinyl-CoA:mesaconate CoA-transferase, translated as MGALSNLRVLDLTQVLAGPYCTMVLADMGADVVKIERPGGDLIRSNPPFVESDDEPYGGYFQSVNRGKRSLELDFGDAADREDFLSLVADADVVVENYRAGTMEKYDLEYETLREHNPQLIYSSIRGFGDPRTGETARQGQPSFDLIAQALGGVMEITGEEDGAPTKVGPGIGDLFTATLNCIGILAAVNHRAQTGEGQYVDTGMYDAMLSMTERAIYQQSYTGTAPTRQGNSHPTLFPYDAFETTDGYAVIAAFGTNHWQELCTAMDRPNLASAYPTAADRLENRETLRDDISTWASGLETAELVDRLEGRVPAAPVQSTEEIFDDPHVHAREMLIPVEQPGSGADVEIAGNPIKMTETPPEPRGRAPLLDEHREEVLGEECEVAADD; from the coding sequence ATGGGTGCGCTATCGAACCTGCGCGTGCTAGATCTGACGCAGGTGCTGGCCGGCCCGTACTGTACAATGGTGCTTGCGGACATGGGCGCAGACGTCGTCAAGATCGAACGCCCTGGCGGCGACCTCATCCGCTCGAACCCACCGTTCGTCGAGAGTGACGACGAGCCCTACGGCGGCTACTTCCAGAGCGTCAACCGCGGGAAGCGAAGCCTCGAGCTCGACTTCGGGGATGCGGCTGATCGCGAGGACTTCCTCTCGCTCGTGGCCGACGCCGATGTCGTCGTCGAGAACTATCGTGCTGGAACGATGGAAAAGTACGACCTCGAGTACGAAACCCTGCGCGAGCACAACCCGCAGCTGATCTACTCCTCGATTCGGGGCTTTGGCGATCCCCGCACGGGCGAGACGGCTCGACAGGGCCAGCCCTCCTTCGACCTCATCGCGCAGGCACTCGGCGGCGTCATGGAGATTACAGGGGAAGAGGATGGGGCGCCGACCAAGGTGGGACCGGGTATCGGCGATCTGTTCACCGCAACGCTAAATTGTATTGGGATTTTGGCCGCGGTGAACCACCGCGCACAGACGGGCGAGGGCCAGTACGTCGACACCGGCATGTACGACGCCATGCTCAGCATGACCGAGCGCGCGATCTACCAGCAGTCGTATACTGGTACCGCGCCGACTCGGCAGGGAAACTCCCATCCCACGCTCTTTCCCTACGATGCGTTCGAAACCACCGACGGCTACGCCGTCATCGCCGCCTTCGGGACGAACCACTGGCAAGAACTCTGTACTGCGATGGATCGTCCGAATCTGGCTTCGGCGTATCCCACCGCTGCGGACCGCCTCGAGAATCGAGAGACGCTTCGGGACGACATTTCGACGTGGGCCAGCGGGCTCGAGACTGCGGAACTTGTGGACCGACTCGAGGGTCGTGTCCCCGCTGCGCCGGTCCAGAGTACTGAGGAGATTTTCGACGATCCGCATGTGCATGCGCGGGAGATGCTGATTCCGGTCGAACAGCCCGGCTCCGGGGCGGACGTGGAGATTGCTGGGAATCCGATCAAGATGACCGAGACGCCGCCGGAGCCACGGGGCCGAGCGCCGCTGTTGGATGAGCACCGCGAGGAGGTGTTGGGCGAAGAGTGTGAGGTGGCAGCGGACGATTGA